The proteins below are encoded in one region of Caulobacter henricii:
- a CDS encoding YgaP family membrane protein, with translation MTIDRMVLAFAGLVVLLGVGLAQFVHPWWIGLSIFAGLNMIQAAFTGFCPAAMIFKKLGVKPGMAFQ, from the coding sequence ATGACCATCGACCGTATGGTTCTGGCCTTTGCCGGCCTTGTCGTTTTGCTGGGCGTCGGCCTGGCCCAGTTTGTTCACCCCTGGTGGATCGGCCTGTCGATCTTTGCGGGCCTAAACATGATCCAGGCGGCCTTCACAGGCTTTTGCCCGGCCGCGATGATCTTCAAGAAGCTCGGCGTCAAGCCCGGCATGGCCTTCCAGTGA
- a CDS encoding DUF885 domain-containing protein, with protein MHKRWNGAACVVALFVGTIARPALAQPEPTRLAAAPALPDQKAAEALKTLIDEHWTWWLKGAPVQATLLGVRDYDDRLDDPSLAFADRRAAEAGVILQRLASIPDAGLSQADRVNKAILHRMLSEQVEGNGFGQRTMLFSSIGSWHQLFASLPDMLPFFTKGDYDSYLKRLDLYSAYNAASIATVRDGLAKGYVQPCAPMKAFGATITATIARDPEASTFFKPFKKTRPQSISEADWASMQARAKASIAGTVNPAYQAFSDFYEKEYAPRCRKDVAASGLPQGPAWYAYQVRVMTTTTKTPEEIHQLGLSEVARIRAEMDAVATRSGIASDRKAFIEKLRTDPKYYAKTPSELMREASFLAKTIDGWMPKLFGTLPRLPYTVREIPAEIAEGNTTAYYNPGFASTGAPGVYFVNTTHLDQRPLYEMPALTVHEAVPGHHHQIALQQELDLPEFRKNAAFFTAFVEGWGLYSERLGIEMGLYNTPEKDMGRLSYEMWRACRLVVDTGVHAKGWTRDQAIAFMLENTALSRTNIEVEVDRYITWPGQALAYKVGELKIRELRTRAETTLGNRFDLRGFHDVVLKNGSVPLNVLEAQIDAWIAMQSATPGRP; from the coding sequence ATGCACAAGCGTTGGAATGGTGCAGCCTGCGTCGTGGCCCTATTCGTGGGAACAATCGCGCGCCCGGCCCTGGCGCAGCCGGAGCCGACGCGTCTGGCGGCCGCGCCGGCATTGCCCGACCAAAAGGCCGCAGAGGCGCTAAAGACCCTGATCGACGAGCACTGGACCTGGTGGCTGAAGGGCGCGCCGGTGCAGGCCACGCTGCTGGGCGTGCGCGACTACGATGACCGGCTGGATGATCCGTCGCTGGCCTTTGCCGATCGCCGGGCCGCCGAGGCTGGCGTCATTCTCCAGCGGCTGGCCTCAATTCCCGACGCCGGCCTGTCCCAGGCCGACCGTGTGAACAAGGCGATCCTGCATCGCATGCTCAGCGAGCAGGTCGAGGGCAACGGGTTCGGCCAGCGCACCATGCTGTTCTCCAGCATCGGGAGCTGGCACCAGCTCTTCGCCTCACTGCCCGACATGCTGCCATTCTTCACCAAGGGCGACTACGACAGCTATCTGAAGCGGCTGGATCTCTATTCGGCCTACAACGCCGCCTCGATCGCCACCGTGCGGGACGGGCTGGCCAAGGGCTACGTCCAGCCGTGCGCGCCGATGAAGGCGTTCGGCGCGACGATCACGGCGACCATCGCGAGGGACCCCGAAGCCTCGACATTCTTCAAGCCGTTCAAGAAGACGCGACCGCAGTCGATTTCAGAAGCCGACTGGGCCTCCATGCAGGCGCGGGCCAAGGCCAGCATCGCCGGCACGGTCAATCCCGCCTACCAGGCCTTTTCCGACTTCTATGAGAAGGAGTACGCGCCCCGGTGCCGCAAGGACGTGGCGGCCAGCGGCCTGCCCCAGGGACCGGCCTGGTACGCCTACCAGGTGCGCGTCATGACCACGACGACGAAGACGCCCGAGGAGATACACCAGCTGGGCCTTTCTGAAGTGGCACGCATCCGCGCCGAGATGGATGCGGTGGCGACCAGGAGCGGGATCGCTTCCGATCGCAAGGCCTTCATCGAAAAGCTCCGCACCGACCCGAAGTATTACGCCAAGACCCCGTCCGAGCTGATGCGCGAGGCGTCGTTCCTAGCCAAGACGATCGATGGCTGGATGCCCAAGCTCTTCGGAACCCTACCGCGCCTGCCCTATACCGTGCGAGAGATCCCGGCCGAGATCGCCGAAGGCAACACCACGGCCTACTACAACCCGGGTTTCGCCAGCACTGGGGCGCCCGGGGTCTATTTCGTCAATACGACACACCTGGACCAGCGCCCCCTTTATGAGATGCCGGCCCTGACGGTGCACGAGGCCGTGCCTGGGCATCACCACCAGATCGCGCTGCAGCAGGAACTGGACCTTCCGGAATTCCGCAAGAACGCGGCCTTCTTCACGGCCTTCGTCGAGGGCTGGGGCCTCTATTCGGAGCGGCTCGGCATCGAGATGGGCCTGTACAACACGCCCGAGAAGGACATGGGTCGACTGTCCTACGAGATGTGGCGCGCCTGCCGGCTGGTGGTCGACACCGGCGTCCACGCCAAGGGCTGGACGCGCGATCAGGCGATCGCCTTCATGCTGGAGAACACGGCTCTGTCGCGCACCAATATCGAGGTCGAGGTCGACCGCTACATCACCTGGCCCGGCCAAGCGCTGGCCTACAAGGTGGGTGAACTGAAAATCCGCGAACTGCGGACGCGGGCCGAAACGACCCTGGGCAACAGGTTCGATCTGCGCGGCTTTCACGACGTAGTGCTGAAGAACGGCTCGGTACCGCTCAACGTGCTGGAAGCTCAGATTGACGCCTGGATCGCGATGCAGAGCGCGACTCCAGGACGTCCCTAG
- a CDS encoding NAD(P)/FAD-dependent oxidoreductase gives MTRPRIVILGAGLGGAIAAFEIKQAVGERAVVEVVSQGDTFHFVPSNPWVAVHWRKREAIEVKLPPVFRKKGIAFRGVGAARVMPERNQLELTDSVLLDYDYLVIATGPELAFDEIPGLGPHAGFTQSICHVDHAETAASAFDRFVENPGPIVVGAVQGASCFGPAYEFALILDTELRRRKVRDRVPMTFVTSEPYIGHLGLDGVGDTKGLLESEMRQRHIKWITSAKVASVEAGMMHVEEIADDGAVKATHDLPFSYSMMLPAFRGVAAVRGVEGLTNPRGFILIDKHQRNPTYPNVMGLGVCVAIAPTGKTPVPVGVPKTGFMIESMVTAIAQNFKEILSGQPATHEATWNAICLADFGDGGVVFIAQPQIPPRNVNWSASGKWVHLAKVGFEKYFLAKVKRGESEPFYEKLALDVMGIHKIKP, from the coding sequence ATGACCAGGCCACGCATCGTCATTCTGGGTGCCGGACTGGGCGGTGCCATCGCCGCCTTTGAGATCAAGCAGGCAGTTGGCGAAAGAGCAGTGGTCGAGGTGGTCTCCCAGGGCGACACCTTCCACTTTGTGCCCTCAAACCCGTGGGTCGCCGTTCACTGGCGCAAGCGCGAGGCCATCGAGGTCAAACTGCCGCCCGTGTTCAGGAAGAAGGGCATCGCCTTTCGGGGCGTGGGTGCGGCAAGGGTCATGCCCGAACGCAATCAGCTGGAGCTGACCGACAGCGTGTTGCTGGACTACGACTATCTGGTGATCGCCACCGGTCCGGAGCTGGCCTTTGACGAGATCCCGGGCCTTGGCCCGCATGCCGGCTTCACCCAGTCGATCTGCCACGTCGATCACGCCGAGACGGCGGCGTCCGCTTTCGATCGCTTCGTCGAAAATCCAGGCCCGATCGTGGTCGGTGCGGTGCAGGGTGCCTCCTGCTTTGGCCCGGCCTATGAATTTGCCCTGATCCTCGACACCGAATTGCGCCGCCGCAAGGTGCGCGACCGTGTGCCGATGACCTTCGTGACCTCCGAGCCCTATATCGGTCATCTGGGCCTGGACGGGGTTGGCGACACCAAGGGGCTGCTGGAAAGCGAAATGCGCCAGCGCCACATCAAGTGGATCACCAGCGCCAAGGTCGCCTCGGTCGAGGCCGGGATGATGCATGTCGAGGAGATCGCCGACGACGGCGCGGTCAAGGCGACCCACGATCTGCCGTTTTCCTATTCGATGATGCTGCCGGCCTTCCGGGGGGTGGCCGCCGTGCGCGGTGTCGAGGGCCTGACCAATCCACGCGGGTTCATCCTGATCGACAAGCACCAGCGCAATCCGACCTATCCCAATGTCATGGGCTTGGGAGTGTGCGTTGCCATCGCCCCGACCGGCAAGACGCCGGTGCCTGTGGGTGTGCCCAAGACCGGCTTCATGATCGAGAGCATGGTCACGGCCATCGCCCAGAACTTCAAAGAGATCCTCAGTGGCCAGCCCGCCACCCATGAGGCGACCTGGAACGCCATCTGCCTGGCCGATTTCGGCGACGGCGGCGTGGTCTTCATTGCCCAGCCGCAGATCCCGCCGCGCAACGTCAACTGGTCGGCGAGCGGCAAGTGGGTCCATCTGGCCAAGGTCGGGTTCGAAAAATACTTCCTGGCCAAGGTCAAGCGCGGCGAGAGCGAACCCTTCTACGAGAAGCTCGCCCTGGACGTCATGGGCATCCACAAGATCAAGCCCTGA
- a CDS encoding thioredoxin domain-containing protein gives MRQLVCPACGATNRAPESRNALAAKCGRCGERLFAGGPTEVSGAQLAAHASKSRGVAVLVDVWAPWCGPCRSMAPHFAGAAARLEPDVRLLKLNSEAEPQAAGALGVSGIPALLLYRDGAVIARSTGLMSTAQIVAWTHQALARAKAPASEGG, from the coding sequence ATGCGGCAGCTTGTTTGTCCCGCCTGCGGCGCGACTAATCGCGCGCCCGAAAGCCGGAACGCCCTGGCAGCTAAGTGCGGCCGCTGCGGAGAGCGCCTGTTCGCGGGTGGTCCGACCGAGGTCAGCGGGGCGCAACTGGCGGCTCATGCGAGCAAGAGCCGGGGCGTCGCCGTGCTCGTCGATGTCTGGGCACCGTGGTGCGGACCCTGCCGGTCGATGGCCCCTCATTTTGCCGGCGCGGCCGCCCGGCTCGAACCGGATGTGCGGCTGCTGAAGCTCAATTCCGAAGCCGAGCCGCAGGCCGCTGGGGCGCTGGGTGTCTCGGGTATTCCGGCCCTGCTGCTCTATCGCGACGGTGCCGTCATCGCCCGGTCTACCGGACTGATGAGTACCGCCCAGATCGTCGCCTGGACGCACCAGGCCCTGGCCCGGGCCAAGGCCCCGGCCTCTGAAGGAGGTTGA
- a CDS encoding rhodanese-like domain-containing protein, whose product MFGSPKTRDLTAQQVKAALDAQEIMLVDVRELAEFEAERIPGAVNVPLSTFDPKALPDAGERAVVFSCGSGKRSATAVGHCQKAGHALDTHLTGGIMAWKAAGLPTVR is encoded by the coding sequence ATGTTTGGATCCCCCAAGACACGCGACCTCACTGCACAACAGGTGAAGGCCGCCCTCGACGCCCAGGAAATCATGCTCGTCGATGTGCGCGAACTGGCCGAGTTCGAGGCCGAACGCATCCCCGGCGCGGTCAATGTTCCGCTGTCGACCTTTGACCCCAAAGCCCTGCCGGACGCTGGCGAAAGGGCCGTAGTATTCAGCTGCGGTTCGGGCAAGCGCTCGGCCACCGCTGTCGGCCACTGCCAGAAGGCCGGCCACGCGCTGGATACCCACCTGACCGGCGGCATCATGGCCTGGAAAGCCGCCGGTTTGCCCACCGTTCGATAG